A window of Tursiops truncatus isolate mTurTru1 chromosome 8, mTurTru1.mat.Y, whole genome shotgun sequence contains these coding sequences:
- the TCN1 gene encoding transcobalamin-1 gives MSSPFLYTVGEMRPSHQLCLLGLLLFSLIPSQLCQICEVSRGNCSYLNPLVNTMVHANYTKGIQSANILLTFRLVQIQNQRLEQQLTQQIQEDIKKREPEITSGELALAILALGACKNSSEVFIPDAYLVSKLGEKFKAEIENMETHSDNPLTSYYQLSLALLALCLSNGNYSTTNVIPYFTPENKNYYFGGQFSVDTGAMAVLALTCVKRRIEKEEIEADIKDLHKTNVYITSLVNKILSAENDGLFGNIFSTGEAMQALFVSSNYYKNKRNCQETLHTVLHDILQGAFHLPIAAAQILPALMGKTYLDVNKNSSCACSPDKFNISTDEPVPVTPTISLSNISVNYSVQINEIFNSTKVTVRKGSVFLDVMVAAEKQNKAAFCFKTEDSPWGPYITTVQNISANNNDRTYWQLLSNGQPLSQGPGSYVVKNGEYLEVRWSTY, from the exons ATGTCCTCACCATTCCTGTACACTGTTGGAGAGATGAGACCATCACACCAGCTGTGCCTACTGGGgttgctattgttttctcttaTTCCAAGTCAACTATGCCAGATCTGTG AGGTAAGCAGAGGAAACTGCTCCTATCTAAATCCTCTAGTAAACACAATGGTACATGCAAACTATACCAAAGGAATCCAAAGTGCCAACATCCTGTTGACCTTCAGACTTGTTCAGATTCAGAACCAAAGGCTAGAACAACAGCTGACTCAAcaaattcaagaagatataaaaaaaagag AGCCAGAGATAACCTCAGGAGAGCTGGCCTTGGCTATCCTGGCTTTGGGAGCGTGTAAAAACTCTAGTGAAGTGTTTATACCTGATGCTTATCTGGTTAGCAAACTAGGAGAGAAATTCAAAGCAGAAATTGAGAATATGG aAACACACAGTGACAATCCGCTGACCAGCTATTACCAGCTCAGCCTGGCCCTCCTGGCCTTGTGTCTGTCCAACGGGAACTACTCAACCACCAACGTTATTCCTTACTTCActcctgaaaataaaaactattattttgGCGGCCAGTTCTCAGTAG ATACTGGAGCAATGGCTGTTCTTGCTCTAACCTGTGTGAAGAGGAGAATAGAAAAGGAGGAGATTGAAGCAGATATAAAGGATTTACACAAAACCAATGTTTATATAACATCCCTGGTAAATAAGATTCTGTCTGCAGAAAATGATGGTCTCTTTGGAAACATATTTAGCACAGGAGAAGCTATGCAG GCTCTGTTTGTCTCATCaaactattacaaaaataaaCGGAATTGCCAAGAAACTCTGCACACAGTACTTCACGACATCCTTCAGGGAGCATTCCATCTGCCAATTGCTGCAGCCCAGATCTTACCTGCCCTGATGGGAAAGACCTACTTGGATGTCAACAAAAACTCTTCTTGTGCCTGCAGTCCAG ATAAATTCAACATCTCCACAGATGAGCCTGTACCTGTGACACCTACTATCTCACTCTCCAATATTTCAGTCAATTACTCTGTGCAAATCAATGAAATTTTCAATTCCACCAAAGTCACCGTGAGAAAGGGTTCTGTCTTCCTCGATGTGATGGTGGCAGCTGAGAAACAAAATAAGGCTGCATTTTG TTTCAAAACGGAGGACAGCCCATGGGGGCCCTACATCACCACTGTTCAGAACATAAGCGCCAACAATAATGACAGAACCTACTGGCAACTTCTGAGCAATGGCCAACCGCTGAGCCAAG gaCCTGGGAGTTATGTTGTCAAAAATGGAGAATATTTGGAGGTTCGTTGGAGCACATACTAA